One genomic region from Spirosoma sp. KCTC 42546 encodes:
- a CDS encoding molybdopterin cofactor-binding domain-containing protein: MSQKPNQIGTSRRNFLKAAGLSGAAFALGLPAAESLATSPVLNLSAWPGLALPESVELTPYIIIEKSGRIILMNPRPEIGQGTYQSVPALIAEELEVSLDKVVIRQTGGESKYGGMWSQAVGGSGSIRGGYTQMRKVGASAREMLVKAASDQWSVPIDECFAANATVIHKPTGKTLTYGQLAEPAAKLPVPKEPKLKDPKQFTMLGKSMQRPDVPLKVAGQATFGMDAKVPGMVYASIERCPVFGSKLVSFDAAQSLKVKGVRQVVKVERVVGKNRYEGVAIIADTYWAALQGRKALKVNWDHQGHDTFNSVAFEKNLHELAKTDGVVGHNSGDFDKSFADAPTKLDAFYETPIVSHSTMEPMNALAHYKPGDKIELWVSSQGGDLVRDEVSKVLKVPADNVTVHVLFNGGGFGRRLTQDFATEAALLSKTIGKPVKVVWSREDDTQLGPFRPMTFSAMRGALSADGKAIAFQHKVISPSIDATMNEKYDKTKPDGTMLEGTNEQKYEIPNLNTRYVHAETHVPLTYWRSVTSSTLAFAHECFLDEMAHKAGQDPLAFRMAMLTKDTDAKRVLTKLKEVSGWDKPLPAGKGRGVAQWEFFAGLAGQVVEVSKNKTGGVTVDKVYCVIDLGTVVNPDTVKAQVEGAIAMALTAATKDGITFENGQAVQKNFDANRMVRINEMPDVEVHILAEGGPTIKGVGEPGLPPLAPALANAVFAATGKRVRRLPFDLEKV; this comes from the coding sequence ATGAGCCAGAAACCTAATCAGATCGGTACTTCACGCCGGAACTTCCTAAAAGCGGCTGGCTTAAGTGGAGCCGCTTTTGCGCTTGGTTTACCCGCAGCCGAAAGCTTAGCCACCAGCCCTGTATTGAACTTGAGTGCCTGGCCTGGATTGGCTTTGCCTGAGTCCGTTGAACTTACGCCCTACATTATTATCGAAAAATCGGGGCGAATTATTCTTATGAATCCCCGGCCCGAAATTGGTCAGGGTACGTATCAGTCGGTTCCAGCCCTAATTGCGGAAGAACTCGAAGTATCGTTAGACAAAGTCGTTATTCGGCAAACTGGGGGTGAGAGCAAATACGGAGGGATGTGGTCGCAAGCAGTAGGTGGTAGCGGCTCCATTCGGGGTGGCTATACGCAGATGCGCAAAGTAGGGGCCTCCGCCCGCGAAATGCTCGTTAAAGCCGCCAGCGATCAATGGAGCGTACCCATCGACGAGTGTTTTGCCGCCAACGCCACCGTTATTCATAAACCAACGGGTAAAACATTAACCTACGGCCAACTAGCCGAACCAGCAGCAAAATTACCGGTTCCGAAAGAGCCCAAACTGAAAGACCCGAAGCAGTTTACCATGCTGGGCAAGTCGATGCAACGCCCCGACGTACCCTTGAAAGTGGCAGGTCAGGCAACATTTGGCATGGATGCCAAAGTGCCGGGCATGGTTTATGCGTCGATTGAACGCTGCCCCGTGTTTGGCAGTAAGCTGGTAAGTTTCGATGCGGCTCAGTCGCTGAAAGTCAAAGGCGTTCGGCAGGTGGTGAAGGTGGAACGCGTAGTCGGTAAAAACCGATACGAAGGTGTTGCTATCATCGCCGATACTTACTGGGCTGCCTTACAAGGTCGTAAAGCGCTGAAGGTGAACTGGGATCATCAGGGCCACGACACGTTCAATTCGGTTGCTTTTGAGAAAAACCTCCATGAGCTGGCCAAAACAGATGGTGTAGTTGGTCACAACTCGGGCGATTTCGACAAGTCATTTGCCGATGCCCCAACCAAACTCGACGCGTTCTACGAAACCCCCATCGTAAGCCATTCAACCATGGAGCCGATGAACGCACTGGCGCACTATAAGCCTGGCGATAAAATTGAGCTATGGGTATCGTCGCAGGGGGGTGATCTAGTTCGGGATGAGGTTTCCAAGGTGCTCAAGGTTCCGGCCGATAATGTAACCGTACACGTTCTGTTCAATGGCGGAGGGTTTGGTCGGCGGCTTACGCAGGACTTCGCGACTGAAGCCGCACTTTTGTCGAAAACCATTGGCAAACCGGTTAAAGTTGTCTGGTCCCGCGAAGACGATACCCAATTGGGGCCATTCCGGCCCATGACGTTCTCCGCCATGCGGGGGGCCTTATCTGCCGATGGAAAAGCCATAGCCTTTCAGCACAAGGTCATTTCGCCGTCTATCGACGCGACAATGAACGAGAAGTACGATAAAACCAAGCCCGACGGGACTATGCTTGAAGGAACCAACGAGCAGAAATACGAGATCCCAAACCTGAACACCCGATATGTTCACGCCGAAACCCACGTACCACTAACCTACTGGCGATCTGTAACCAGCTCGACCCTGGCGTTCGCGCATGAATGTTTTCTGGACGAAATGGCGCATAAAGCGGGCCAGGACCCATTGGCGTTTCGGATGGCGATGTTAACGAAAGATACGGATGCGAAACGGGTACTCACGAAACTGAAAGAAGTATCGGGTTGGGATAAACCGCTTCCGGCTGGAAAAGGGCGGGGCGTTGCCCAGTGGGAATTTTTCGCGGGTCTGGCAGGTCAGGTTGTCGAAGTATCGAAAAACAAGACTGGCGGTGTTACAGTTGATAAGGTTTATTGCGTAATTGACCTCGGCACCGTCGTTAACCCCGATACAGTTAAGGCGCAGGTTGAAGGTGCCATTGCCATGGCCTTAACAGCCGCAACGAAAGACGGCATCACGTTTGAGAATGGTCAGGCTGTTCAGAAGAATTTTGATGCCAACCGGATGGTGCGCATTAACGAAATGCCGGATGTTGAGGTACATATTTTGGCCGAAGGCGGTCCAACCATTAAAGGAGTTGGCGAACCGGGTTTGCCACCCTTAGCACCCGCTTTAGCAAACGCCGTTTTTGCAGCAACCGGTAAGCGTGTTCGTCGGTTGCCGTTTGATTTAGAAAAGGTGTAA
- a CDS encoding (2Fe-2S)-binding protein, with protein MASLKLTINNQAHIVDVDPDMPLLWAIRDVVGLTGTKFGCGIAQCGACTVHLDGNPTRSCSVPVSAVVGQKITTIEGLSKNADHPVQKAWIEHQVPQCGYCQSGQIMSAVALLKQTPKPTDADIDMAMQGNICRCGTYGRIRQAIHTASAEMAAPPKSPKSTPKIGKR; from the coding sequence ATGGCATCCCTAAAATTAACAATTAACAATCAGGCGCATATCGTCGACGTGGACCCCGACATGCCACTGCTATGGGCAATCCGCGATGTAGTGGGCCTCACAGGCACCAAATTTGGTTGTGGTATTGCCCAATGCGGAGCCTGCACGGTGCACTTAGATGGCAATCCTACCCGTTCATGCAGTGTTCCTGTTTCGGCGGTGGTTGGCCAGAAAATAACCACCATAGAAGGACTTTCTAAAAACGCCGATCACCCGGTTCAGAAAGCCTGGATTGAGCATCAGGTGCCCCAGTGCGGTTACTGTCAGTCCGGACAAATTATGTCGGCGGTGGCGCTATTGAAGCAAACACCCAAGCCGACTGACGCCGATATTGATATGGCTATGCAAGGGAATATTTGCCGTTGTGGTACGTATGGCCGCATTCGGCAAGCCATTCACACGGCATCAGCCGAGATGGCCGCTCCCCCTAAATCACCGAAATCCACCCCTAAAATCGGTAAGCGATGA
- a CDS encoding NUDIX domain-containing protein — protein sequence MTYTDQLRTYYERVTEECVSGLSLDCVIFGFHDTRLKVLLLQWKDTNEWSLPGGFIYKAESVDTAAGRVLRERTGLDQLFLQQFHLFGDAVRYDTDDTWQRLKMPMKFGVNWPTRTISMGYYALVDYTKVTPTVDFMSDECRWWDVGDLPSLLYDHRHIIDVALKTLRLQLNWQPIGLNLMPEKFTIPELQRLYEAVLDRPLDARNFHKKITGLNILTRLDERRTGGAHKSPYLYQFDEVNYQKALINGNLNFV from the coding sequence ATGACTTACACCGACCAATTACGGACGTACTATGAACGAGTAACCGAGGAGTGCGTATCTGGCCTATCGCTCGATTGCGTTATTTTCGGCTTCCATGATACAAGGCTGAAGGTATTGCTATTACAATGGAAAGACACCAATGAGTGGAGCCTGCCAGGTGGGTTTATCTATAAGGCCGAATCGGTAGACACGGCGGCCGGGCGTGTACTTCGTGAACGAACGGGCCTGGATCAACTATTTTTGCAACAGTTTCACTTGTTCGGCGATGCCGTTCGATATGATACCGACGATACGTGGCAACGGTTAAAAATGCCCATGAAGTTTGGGGTGAATTGGCCCACCCGGACAATCTCCATGGGTTATTACGCTTTAGTCGACTATACCAAAGTAACGCCCACCGTTGATTTTATGTCGGACGAATGCCGCTGGTGGGATGTTGGCGATTTGCCCTCACTGCTCTATGACCATCGACACATCATTGATGTGGCCCTGAAAACACTTCGGCTCCAGTTGAACTGGCAACCGATTGGGCTGAATCTGATGCCCGAAAAATTCACGATACCCGAATTACAACGACTTTACGAAGCGGTTCTGGATCGACCATTGGACGCCCGCAACTTTCATAAAAAAATAACAGGATTGAACATCCTGACTCGCCTAGACGAACGCCGGACGGGCGGGGCGCATAAATCGCCCTATCTCTATCAGTTCGATGAGGTGAACTATCAGAAAGCCTTGATTAACGGTAACCTGAATTTTGTTTGA
- a CDS encoding nuclear transport factor 2 family protein: protein MTALDTVSTYYDAFNRKDWEGMLNLLHPNVQHDSNQGATRFGKEIFSQFLQHMDDCYDETLTDIVIMTEPTGTRAACEFVVNGVYKKTDGDLPAAMGQTYVMPAGSFLEVADGLITRVTTYYNLPLWESLVLG, encoded by the coding sequence ATGACTGCTCTCGATACTGTTTCAACCTATTACGACGCCTTTAATCGCAAAGACTGGGAAGGTATGCTCAACCTGCTCCACCCAAATGTTCAACATGACAGTAATCAAGGAGCTACCCGTTTCGGTAAAGAGATATTTAGCCAGTTTCTCCAGCATATGGACGATTGCTACGATGAAACCCTAACGGATATTGTCATTATGACGGAACCAACGGGGACTCGCGCGGCCTGCGAATTCGTGGTGAATGGTGTGTACAAAAAAACGGATGGCGATTTGCCAGCCGCAATGGGCCAAACCTATGTAATGCCCGCCGGTTCGTTCCTGGAGGTTGCCGATGGACTCATTACCCGCGTTACAACTTATTATAATTTGCCCCTATGGGAGTCGTTGGTTTTGGGGTAG
- a CDS encoding NTP transferase domain-containing protein, producing MPIATIILAAGASTRLGGQPKQLLTHNGKTLIRQIADAALSLQSGPVIAILGSNYEQIQPELADLPLQVVLNPNWPEGMASSLKFGLKALIDEPVDAFLVVLTDQPYVTTDLLQELITTQQQTGRGIVACRYGEAGHLGVPALFDIRYGSEFMQLSGDIGARKLIKQYAGDCAEIPFPLAAIDLDTWQDVEAWSKRQGAGFEDQGTQPKS from the coding sequence ATGCCTATTGCCACGATCATTTTAGCCGCGGGTGCTTCAACCCGACTGGGCGGTCAACCTAAGCAGTTGCTCACTCATAACGGAAAAACACTCATTCGGCAGATTGCCGATGCTGCTTTATCGCTACAATCAGGTCCAGTGATTGCCATTCTGGGCTCGAACTATGAACAAATCCAACCCGAACTTGCTGATCTACCCCTCCAGGTTGTACTAAACCCCAACTGGCCTGAAGGGATGGCATCATCTCTCAAATTTGGCTTAAAGGCACTGATCGATGAACCTGTCGATGCTTTTTTGGTTGTTCTGACCGACCAGCCTTATGTTACCACCGATCTTCTACAAGAGTTAATCACAACTCAGCAACAGACAGGTCGGGGTATTGTTGCCTGCCGTTACGGAGAAGCTGGTCATCTGGGTGTTCCTGCTTTATTCGATATTCGCTACGGTTCCGAATTTATGCAACTGTCGGGCGATATAGGTGCTCGCAAACTCATCAAGCAATACGCTGGCGACTGTGCTGAGATTCCATTCCCGTTAGCCGCCATTGATCTGGATACCTGGCAGGATGTGGAAGCCTGGAGTAAAAGGCAAGGAGCAGGGTTCGAGGATCAGGGAACTCAGCCTAAAAGCTAG
- the ruvX gene encoding Holliday junction resolvase RuvX, with translation MARLLAIDYGMKRTGIAVTDPLQLIASALETVPSHEVLKFLKAYVLREPVEAFIVGLPKGLDGLDTDNTPRVRKFVTHLQNALPDIPVYWHDERFTSVMALQAMIAGGSTKKDRRVKGNIDKVSAAIILQSYMESKR, from the coding sequence ATGGCACGACTCTTAGCAATCGACTACGGCATGAAACGTACGGGCATCGCCGTAACGGACCCTTTGCAACTCATCGCGTCGGCGCTGGAGACAGTCCCCTCGCATGAAGTCTTAAAGTTTCTGAAAGCCTACGTCTTGCGGGAGCCCGTCGAGGCCTTTATTGTTGGATTACCTAAGGGCTTGGATGGCCTGGATACGGATAACACCCCCCGTGTCAGGAAGTTTGTAACGCATTTACAGAACGCTTTGCCCGATATCCCGGTTTATTGGCATGATGAACGGTTTACGTCTGTAATGGCTCTACAGGCTATGATTGCAGGCGGAAGCACGAAAAAAGACCGACGTGTGAAAGGAAATATTGATAAAGTAAGCGCAGCCATTATTCTTCAGTCGTACATGGAAAGTAAACGATAA
- a CDS encoding XdhC family protein, with protein sequence MKEITRIVDVFEQIDFSQRKAALATVVWVEGSSYRRPGARMLITDDGRWEGAISGGCLEGDALRKARQVMLDGEPIVVTYDTMDDGANSFGVGLGCNGIIDVLIEPIDPISSQNPIALLKEFTQKRDVRSLATVLKSDEFTGLAPGNRFMLTEQTTESIPAWLYDDMQGVFNTGKPLTRSYSVLSGSAEIFIERIDPGIELVIFGAGYDVIPVAKLARELGWQVTVTDDCIAHLSPKRFPVATCVLYAGREVVIDQLTITNRTAAVLMSHNFNYDKAVLEKLLTTDVPYIGMLGPRKRFDKMQEEFKKDGLQFSNASLNRVHAPIGLDLGAETPDEIALSIMAEIKAFFTKGAGGFLKDKSGPIHERLSGNSANHGRQADPIDSDSIGVDTI encoded by the coding sequence ATGAAAGAAATAACCCGTATCGTTGACGTTTTTGAACAGATTGACTTTTCGCAACGGAAAGCCGCTCTGGCCACGGTTGTGTGGGTCGAAGGTTCGTCGTACCGTCGGCCGGGTGCTCGTATGCTTATTACCGACGACGGTCGTTGGGAAGGAGCCATTAGTGGCGGCTGTCTGGAAGGCGATGCATTACGCAAAGCGCGGCAGGTAATGCTCGATGGAGAACCGATTGTTGTTACCTACGATACGATGGACGATGGCGCCAACAGCTTTGGCGTTGGGCTGGGGTGTAATGGCATTATCGATGTGTTGATTGAGCCAATTGACCCCATTAGCTCACAAAATCCAATTGCCTTACTCAAAGAGTTCACGCAGAAACGCGACGTTCGGTCTCTGGCCACAGTCTTGAAAAGCGATGAATTTACAGGGCTGGCTCCGGGTAATCGGTTTATGCTCACAGAGCAAACAACCGAATCGATACCCGCCTGGCTATACGACGATATGCAGGGCGTATTCAATACAGGCAAGCCGTTGACTCGTTCCTATTCTGTATTGTCGGGAAGTGCGGAGATATTTATCGAGCGCATCGATCCAGGTATTGAACTGGTCATTTTTGGAGCAGGTTACGATGTCATTCCTGTAGCCAAACTTGCCCGCGAACTCGGCTGGCAGGTGACCGTTACCGATGATTGCATTGCGCACCTGTCCCCCAAACGGTTTCCGGTCGCTACCTGTGTGCTGTATGCGGGTCGGGAAGTGGTTATTGATCAGTTGACGATTACGAACCGAACAGCCGCCGTGCTGATGTCGCACAATTTCAATTACGATAAGGCTGTACTGGAAAAGCTGCTGACTACCGATGTGCCCTATATTGGTATGCTGGGACCACGCAAACGGTTCGATAAGATGCAGGAGGAATTTAAAAAAGATGGGCTACAGTTTAGTAATGCCTCCCTCAATCGCGTTCACGCCCCTATTGGGCTTGACCTCGGAGCCGAAACGCCGGATGAAATTGCCTTATCGATTATGGCCGAGATCAAAGCCTTTTTTACGAAAGGTGCTGGTGGTTTTCTCAAAGACAAATCCGGTCCCATTCACGAGCGACTTTCTGGCAACTCGGCAAATCATGGCCGGCAGGCAGATCCTATTGATTCTGACAGCATCGGTGTAGATACGATCTAA
- a CDS encoding GNAT family N-acetyltransferase: MPAPDTLITSPLPSISPSSLTFLKLTGLAIQTVFDELAALRIAVFYDFPYLYEGSVEYEKTYLETYARAERSFLFAVYDGDRMVGATTALPLRDETAEVQAPFLKAGYDLDTIFYFGESILLPAYRGLGLGHQFFSEREAHAQQFGHYKMTCFCAVKRPADHPLRPADYQPLDNFWTKRGYQRDESLQSEFVWPDRNETLDTAKPMIYWTRLLP; this comes from the coding sequence ATGCCCGCGCCAGACACACTAATCACATCTCCATTGCCGAGTATCTCCCCCTCTTCACTCACCTTTCTTAAGCTAACAGGATTAGCTATTCAAACGGTTTTCGATGAGTTAGCGGCCTTACGGATCGCGGTCTTTTACGACTTCCCGTATTTGTACGAAGGCTCGGTTGAGTACGAGAAAACTTATCTGGAAACCTATGCCCGCGCTGAGCGGTCGTTTCTATTTGCTGTTTACGATGGTGATCGGATGGTAGGTGCTACAACCGCTTTGCCGCTGCGCGATGAAACTGCTGAGGTTCAGGCTCCCTTCCTGAAGGCGGGCTATGATCTGGACACGATTTTCTACTTCGGCGAAAGTATTCTGCTTCCCGCTTATCGGGGGCTTGGTCTCGGACATCAATTTTTTTCTGAGCGAGAAGCTCATGCTCAACAATTTGGTCACTATAAAATGACTTGCTTTTGCGCTGTAAAACGCCCCGCTGATCATCCACTTCGCCCCGCTGATTATCAACCCCTCGATAACTTCTGGACAAAACGAGGCTATCAACGTGATGAAAGTCTGCAAAGCGAATTCGTCTGGCCCGACCGAAACGAGACTCTCGATACCGCTAAACCAATGATTTATTGGACACGATTACTCCCCTAA